In the genome of Leucobacter luti, one region contains:
- a CDS encoding FAD-binding oxidoreductase has protein sequence MGGTAIVVGGGAWGLPAALRLQDRGVAVTLVERFAPGGPSASNGGTTRLWRLADTLEWRARSLRDARDALERLGERLGEPVFAHTGLLWRDTESLPAVAAALISIGEYGEAVAADRVGEVFPGLRPDGRNALYVEQAGVVHAERLLQGALRAFIAAGGQYLAETRVTAVTPGEHSASVRVSSGSGDHADAVLTADQVLIAAGPGTAELLPGLELELPLTPYIEQVVYFGNPGMHPPAPSLPSLVDCPVDGGPEATAGIYAMPNGAAGYKVGLDLPLRPLAGGTLGDDLDRSELPARTAQIQTRVARDLTAITPQVLGTQVCTWTDSGDGDFVIGRTHPTVVLACGDSGEGFKYAAFMGEYLAALIAGETVDPVYQAHWNPRRFGAATTPRRGHSSIGRH, from the coding sequence GTGGGCGGCACAGCGATCGTCGTTGGCGGGGGCGCCTGGGGGCTCCCTGCCGCGTTGCGCCTGCAAGACCGGGGAGTAGCGGTCACCCTGGTCGAGCGCTTCGCCCCCGGAGGGCCGTCGGCCTCGAACGGGGGAACAACGAGGCTGTGGCGCCTCGCAGATACGCTGGAGTGGCGTGCACGTTCACTGCGTGATGCGCGTGACGCACTCGAGCGGCTCGGTGAGCGGCTGGGAGAGCCTGTGTTCGCGCACACAGGGCTGCTCTGGCGTGACACGGAATCCTTACCCGCGGTCGCGGCAGCACTCATCTCGATCGGAGAATATGGCGAGGCGGTTGCTGCGGATCGCGTGGGAGAGGTGTTCCCAGGGCTCCGCCCAGACGGGCGCAACGCCCTGTACGTCGAGCAGGCTGGTGTCGTGCACGCTGAGCGCCTGCTGCAGGGTGCACTGCGCGCCTTCATCGCGGCAGGCGGGCAGTATCTCGCGGAGACCCGGGTCACCGCGGTAACACCGGGCGAACACTCCGCGAGTGTGCGGGTCAGCTCCGGATCGGGGGACCACGCGGACGCAGTGCTCACCGCAGATCAGGTCCTCATCGCTGCGGGTCCTGGCACCGCGGAACTCCTGCCGGGGCTCGAGCTCGAGCTCCCGCTCACCCCGTACATCGAGCAGGTGGTCTACTTTGGCAATCCCGGAATGCACCCTCCGGCGCCGAGCCTTCCAAGCCTCGTTGACTGCCCCGTCGATGGCGGTCCGGAAGCCACAGCCGGAATCTATGCAATGCCGAACGGGGCGGCCGGCTATAAGGTCGGCCTCGACCTCCCGCTCCGCCCGCTCGCGGGAGGAACGCTGGGAGACGATCTCGATCGCTCGGAATTGCCAGCGCGCACCGCGCAGATCCAAACCCGGGTCGCCCGCGATCTCACTGCGATCACTCCGCAGGTGCTCGGTACGCAAGTCTGCACGTGGACCGATTCAGGTGATGGTGACTTCGTGATCGGTCGGACCCACCCCACCGTTGTGCTCGCCTGCGGCGACTCGGGCGAGGGTTTCAAGTACGCTGCGTTTATGGGCGAATACCTTGCCGCGCTCATCGCCGGGGAAACGGTTGATCCCGTCTACCAAGCGCACTGGAACCCGCGCCGCTTTGGGGCCGCAACGACGCCGCGCAGAGGGCACAGCTCAATTGGGCGGCACTGA
- a CDS encoding cupin domain-containing protein has product MTTIPTLAVHNTAAADLGAHAAKPTAVTADLTEASLTAWEGGPNNRIETGLWECTTGDFTAARIGYTEICTILSGSVTVDVAGEAPEDFGPGDVMIMPSGWTGTWRVHEPLRKHYTTIQD; this is encoded by the coding sequence ATGACCACGATCCCCACTCTCGCGGTGCACAACACTGCGGCTGCGGACCTCGGCGCGCACGCAGCAAAGCCCACCGCGGTGACCGCTGACTTGACCGAGGCCTCGCTCACAGCGTGGGAGGGCGGACCCAACAACCGCATTGAGACCGGCCTGTGGGAGTGCACCACCGGTGACTTCACCGCGGCGCGCATTGGCTACACGGAGATTTGCACGATCCTGAGCGGCAGCGTCACCGTTGACGTCGCGGGAGAAGCGCCGGAAGACTTCGGCCCGGGCGACGTGATGATCATGCCGTCCGGCTGGACGGGAACCTGGCGCGTGCACGAACCGCTCCGCAAGCACTACACCACGATCCAGGACTAG
- a CDS encoding FAD-binding oxidoreductase — MINGNVSHWWEQIGAPKPRPELPGNLTADVAIVGAGYTGLWTAYYLKQAQPDLRIVIVEQRHVGYGASGRNGGWLTAAITGGREQYVKSHGRDAAERFQRAMNETVDEVIRVAAAEGIDADIKKGGEFNVAYTPAQESRIRAFAAAEREWKYADLELLEAPEAKAKINVANTRAAVWHPHSARIQPAKLAAGLADAVERLGVEIYERTRAVEIAPHRVSTTHGTVSAQYVVRATEGFTANLKGLHRLWLPMNSSLIATEPLAASVWDELNWSNGEVLGDFAHVYMYAQRTADDRIAIGGRGVPYRFGSKTDTDGQTAVATVDTLSEILHRFFPATRNAAIDHVWSGVLGVPRDWAATVGLDRETGIAWGGGYVGTGVTSTNLAGRTIADLILDNNSEIAGLPWVNHRVRKWEPEPLRWIATKGLYAAYGVADRTELAGREKTSPIAHVADVITGRH; from the coding sequence ATGATCAATGGCAATGTGTCGCACTGGTGGGAACAGATCGGTGCCCCGAAGCCGCGGCCAGAACTTCCAGGCAACCTGACGGCGGACGTCGCGATCGTCGGCGCCGGGTACACCGGGCTGTGGACCGCGTACTACCTGAAGCAGGCGCAGCCGGATCTGCGCATCGTGATCGTTGAGCAGCGTCACGTCGGCTACGGTGCGTCTGGCCGCAACGGTGGCTGGCTCACCGCTGCGATCACTGGTGGCCGCGAACAATATGTGAAGTCGCACGGGCGCGACGCTGCGGAACGGTTCCAGCGCGCGATGAATGAGACTGTGGACGAGGTCATTCGAGTGGCCGCCGCCGAGGGCATCGACGCAGACATCAAGAAGGGTGGCGAGTTCAACGTTGCCTACACTCCGGCGCAGGAGTCGAGGATCCGGGCCTTTGCGGCAGCCGAGCGCGAATGGAAGTACGCCGATCTCGAGCTGCTTGAGGCGCCGGAAGCGAAGGCGAAGATCAACGTCGCGAATACTCGCGCGGCCGTGTGGCACCCGCACTCCGCCAGAATCCAGCCCGCCAAGCTCGCCGCTGGCCTCGCAGATGCGGTGGAGCGGCTCGGAGTCGAGATCTACGAGCGCACGCGCGCCGTCGAGATTGCCCCGCACCGGGTCAGCACCACCCACGGCACCGTCTCCGCGCAGTATGTTGTGCGCGCCACCGAAGGTTTCACCGCCAACCTCAAGGGGCTGCACCGCCTCTGGCTCCCCATGAACTCCTCGCTGATTGCTACTGAACCGCTTGCCGCCTCGGTGTGGGATGAGCTCAACTGGAGCAACGGCGAAGTGCTCGGCGACTTCGCGCACGTCTACATGTATGCCCAGCGCACGGCAGACGACCGGATCGCGATCGGCGGTCGCGGTGTCCCGTACCGTTTCGGCTCGAAGACTGATACCGACGGCCAGACTGCCGTGGCCACCGTTGACACGCTCAGCGAGATCCTCCACCGCTTCTTCCCCGCTACCCGCAATGCCGCGATCGATCACGTGTGGTCCGGTGTGCTCGGCGTGCCACGTGACTGGGCCGCCACCGTCGGCCTTGACCGTGAGACCGGGATCGCCTGGGGTGGTGGCTACGTGGGCACCGGCGTCACCTCCACGAACCTTGCCGGACGCACGATCGCAGACCTCATCCTTGACAACAACAGCGAGATCGCAGGCCTCCCGTGGGTCAATCACCGTGTGCGCAAGTGGGAACCTGAGCCGCTGCGCTGGATCGCCACGAAGGGGCTGTATGCGGCCTACGGCGTTGCCGACCGAACTGAGCTCGCCGGCCGCGAGAAGACCTCACCTATCGCGCACGTCGCCGACGTCATCACCGGTCGCCACTGA
- a CDS encoding ABC transporter ATP-binding protein yields the protein MPEQSNRGAEIRLDGVSKHYPKSIALDDVTLTVEPGEFMTFLGPSGSGKTTTLNLIAGFTDLTTGSVRIDGKQMADVPVHKRDLGIVFQHYALFPHMSVFDNVAFPLARRKTSKSDTSRLVQEALDTAGLNGYADRYPAELSGGQQQRVALARALVFQPKVLLLDEPLGALDKNLRERLQLELRRIHREVGRTFVFVTHDQEEALTLSDRIAVFNDGRIEQVGTAKELYERPASLFVAGFIGESTMVPAASGGGFAVVRPEHGELFASATAVPVGMQSVPVTIRQSVYLGSGWKHEIVLENPGLADPVAGVIRGVEELDWLTGSNTPAQLAWHPEQVATLAA from the coding sequence GTGCCCGAGCAAAGTAACCGTGGCGCTGAGATCCGTCTTGACGGCGTATCGAAGCACTACCCCAAGTCGATCGCACTCGACGATGTCACGCTCACGGTGGAGCCCGGTGAGTTCATGACGTTCCTCGGCCCGTCCGGATCCGGAAAGACGACGACGCTGAACTTGATCGCCGGGTTCACGGACCTGACGACCGGAAGCGTGCGCATTGACGGCAAGCAGATGGCCGATGTCCCCGTCCATAAGAGGGACCTTGGGATCGTGTTTCAGCACTACGCGCTGTTCCCTCACATGAGTGTTTTCGACAATGTGGCCTTCCCCCTCGCGCGACGTAAGACGTCAAAATCAGATACGTCCAGGCTGGTGCAGGAAGCCCTCGATACCGCTGGCCTCAACGGCTACGCTGACCGCTACCCCGCTGAGCTTTCCGGCGGCCAGCAACAGCGCGTCGCCCTGGCGCGCGCCCTCGTGTTCCAGCCCAAGGTGCTCCTGCTCGATGAACCACTTGGCGCTCTCGACAAGAATCTCAGGGAACGGCTGCAACTTGAGCTGCGCCGCATTCATCGCGAGGTCGGGCGCACATTCGTGTTCGTGACACACGATCAGGAGGAAGCACTGACGCTGTCAGACCGAATTGCGGTGTTCAATGACGGCAGGATTGAGCAAGTTGGCACCGCGAAAGAACTGTACGAGCGGCCCGCATCACTCTTTGTCGCTGGGTTCATCGGCGAATCAACGATGGTCCCTGCTGCGTCTGGTGGCGGATTTGCCGTCGTGCGGCCCGAACATGGTGAGCTCTTCGCCTCGGCAACAGCGGTGCCGGTTGGGATGCAAAGCGTGCCAGTAACGATCCGGCAATCGGTGTATCTCGGCTCTGGGTGGAAACATGAAATTGTGCTTGAGAACCCAGGCCTCGCTGATCCGGTTGCAGGCGTGATCCGAGGCGTCGAAGAACTCGACTGGCTCACGGGCAGCAACACTCCGGCCCAACTCGCCTGGCATCCGGAGCAGGTCGCCACGCTTGCAGCGTGA
- a CDS encoding ABC transporter permease produces MLKTHPVTKGILWAVAALVSIWLVAPSLIVIPLSFTDKASLVFPPTGWSWRWYESFFTNPQWTAALGNSLLIGLLVAALATVLGLLAALGLRQMANKKLIAGLTFGLLSPMVVPGIVVAIGLYAVFLKAGLVGTLLGFVFAHTVLALPFTVVAITAGFAGFDSRLELAAMSLGANRFTTFMRVTLPNIVPGMISGALFAFVTSFDEVMLSLFIKSPYLNTLPVLMYSSVTRDTDPTLAAAATVILLITTALVVVGLTLSGRNTRARAK; encoded by the coding sequence ATGCTGAAGACTCATCCCGTCACCAAGGGAATCCTCTGGGCCGTTGCGGCTCTCGTATCGATCTGGCTCGTCGCACCGAGTCTGATCGTGATCCCACTGAGCTTTACTGACAAGGCATCACTCGTGTTCCCGCCGACGGGCTGGTCCTGGCGGTGGTACGAATCGTTCTTTACGAATCCGCAGTGGACTGCGGCACTGGGGAACTCGCTACTGATCGGTCTGCTGGTCGCAGCACTCGCAACAGTGCTGGGGTTGTTGGCAGCTCTCGGCTTGCGCCAGATGGCCAACAAGAAGCTCATTGCCGGTCTCACGTTTGGGCTGTTGTCGCCGATGGTTGTTCCCGGAATCGTGGTGGCGATCGGTCTCTACGCAGTGTTTCTCAAAGCTGGGCTGGTGGGCACTCTCCTGGGGTTCGTGTTCGCACACACGGTGCTGGCGCTCCCGTTCACCGTCGTAGCGATTACCGCTGGATTCGCCGGGTTCGACTCGCGTCTGGAACTCGCTGCGATGAGCCTCGGTGCGAATCGCTTTACGACATTCATGCGAGTGACGCTTCCGAACATCGTTCCCGGCATGATCTCCGGCGCCCTCTTCGCGTTTGTCACCTCATTCGACGAGGTCATGCTTTCACTCTTTATTAAGAGCCCCTACCTCAACACGCTGCCCGTGCTCATGTACTCAAGCGTCACGAGGGACACGGACCCGACGCTTGCCGCCGCGGCCACCGTGATCCTCCTCATCACGACCGCTCTGGTCGTTGTGGGGCTCACTCTCTCCGGAAGGAATACACGTGCCCGAGCAAAGTAA
- a CDS encoding ABC transporter permease, whose protein sequence is MTQTALIGGAREPKAPRPSGRAWLLLLPAYALLIGVFAYPLLESVWRSFSEPTLGLENYTWALTNPNNLGVIARTFGNALLATVICLALAYPYAYLMTIVSAKARTVLVVIALIPFWTSLMIRTFAWIVLLQDGGVVNSLLGAIGIGPLELLRTNTGVIIGLSHVLMPFMVLPLYAVMSGIDLRLVTAARSLGARPSVAFLKVFVPLSMPGVAAGSLLVFIQALGFYVTPALLGSPSDSMLAQSIYAQVSGLLEWGRGGALGVILLVITVILLGIIALIARLSSRKGIKVKVL, encoded by the coding sequence ATGACTCAGACCGCACTGATCGGAGGTGCGCGAGAGCCCAAGGCTCCGCGCCCCTCCGGTCGGGCGTGGCTCCTGCTGCTGCCCGCCTACGCACTCCTCATCGGGGTGTTCGCGTATCCGCTTCTTGAGAGCGTGTGGCGCAGCTTCAGCGAACCGACGCTCGGCTTGGAAAACTACACCTGGGCACTGACGAACCCCAATAACCTCGGAGTGATCGCTCGCACCTTCGGAAACGCGCTGCTTGCCACTGTGATCTGTCTGGCACTCGCGTATCCCTACGCCTACCTCATGACGATCGTGAGCGCGAAGGCCCGCACCGTGCTCGTGGTGATTGCTCTCATTCCGTTCTGGACTTCTCTCATGATCCGCACCTTCGCGTGGATCGTGCTCTTGCAAGACGGTGGTGTCGTGAACTCGCTGCTCGGAGCAATCGGTATTGGCCCGCTTGAGCTGCTGCGCACAAATACTGGCGTCATCATCGGCCTGAGTCACGTGCTCATGCCCTTTATGGTGCTCCCGCTGTATGCCGTCATGAGCGGAATTGATCTGCGACTCGTGACCGCAGCGCGATCTCTGGGCGCACGCCCTTCGGTGGCCTTTCTCAAGGTGTTCGTGCCGTTGAGTATGCCTGGCGTCGCAGCCGGATCACTTCTGGTGTTTATTCAAGCCCTCGGGTTCTACGTCACACCCGCCCTCCTTGGCTCACCGTCTGACAGCATGCTGGCGCAATCCATCTATGCGCAGGTTTCCGGTCTGCTCGAGTGGGGGAGAGGCGGTGCGCTCGGTGTGATCCTGCTAGTGATCACCGTGATCCTGCTCGGGATCATCGCTCTGATCGCGCGGCTGAGTAGCCGCAAGGGCATCAAAGTGAAGGTGCTGTAA
- a CDS encoding ABC transporter substrate-binding protein produces MTNRRRTTLTALGGLALAVTLVGCSGGSAPVEVDLGDGPATAGTVKADALDGVTLTLASWGGVFQEGQVEAASVPFAKESGATMLDDGPTEYAKVKAQVESKQVTWDIVDSDIIWADMQCGEDGLLMDLDTSIVDVSNVPENLVGECYVPAMQYGYVIMYNADKYETAPTGWADFFDLEKFPGKRGIAGFEDIGPGVYEGALLADGVKADELYPLDMDRVYSKLDDVRDSFIYWKTGAESQQMIESGEADMALVWSGRGYAAVENGANYKPVWNEALVVADALSVPKNAKNPDAAFAYINYYLGAKQQATLSELTSYSPVHSDAKPELTDLGKDYLTSSPEIAEQMVPTDAGWWAKNYDTELNRWLDWMQG; encoded by the coding sequence ATGACCAACAGAAGGCGCACTACGCTCACCGCTCTTGGTGGGCTCGCACTGGCAGTAACACTCGTTGGCTGCTCGGGCGGCAGCGCACCGGTCGAAGTTGACCTTGGTGACGGCCCGGCAACAGCTGGGACTGTGAAAGCCGATGCGCTCGACGGAGTCACCCTCACACTCGCCTCATGGGGAGGTGTGTTCCAGGAGGGGCAGGTCGAAGCGGCCTCCGTCCCCTTCGCGAAGGAGTCCGGAGCAACGATGCTCGATGACGGACCCACCGAGTATGCAAAGGTGAAAGCGCAGGTCGAGAGCAAGCAGGTGACCTGGGACATCGTTGACAGCGACATCATCTGGGCCGATATGCAGTGTGGTGAAGACGGCCTCTTGATGGACCTCGACACGAGCATCGTCGACGTCTCGAATGTTCCCGAGAACCTTGTGGGTGAGTGCTACGTTCCCGCGATGCAGTACGGCTACGTGATCATGTACAACGCCGACAAGTATGAGACGGCTCCGACGGGCTGGGCTGATTTCTTTGATCTTGAGAAGTTCCCAGGCAAGCGTGGCATTGCCGGCTTTGAAGACATCGGCCCTGGCGTCTACGAGGGCGCCTTGCTCGCAGACGGCGTGAAGGCCGATGAGCTGTACCCCCTCGATATGGATCGCGTCTACTCGAAGCTCGACGATGTTCGAGACAGCTTCATCTACTGGAAAACCGGTGCTGAGTCGCAGCAGATGATCGAGTCTGGCGAGGCCGACATGGCCCTCGTGTGGTCCGGACGCGGCTACGCAGCAGTCGAGAACGGTGCGAACTACAAACCCGTGTGGAACGAAGCGCTCGTGGTCGCAGACGCGCTGAGTGTGCCGAAGAACGCGAAGAACCCGGATGCTGCCTTTGCATACATCAATTACTACCTGGGGGCGAAGCAGCAGGCGACGCTCTCTGAGCTGACCTCCTACTCACCGGTGCACTCCGATGCAAAGCCGGAGCTGACTGACTTGGGCAAGGACTACCTGACTTCCAGCCCTGAGATTGCCGAGCAGATGGTTCCGACCGACGCTGGCTGGTGGGCGAAGAACTACGACACCGAGCTGAACCGCTGGCTCGATTGGATGCAAGGCTAA
- a CDS encoding helix-turn-helix domain-containing protein: MTEDQELGRRVAEFRELRGMSLRALAHAAGVSSSFLSQLENGRTNASVASLRKIAAGLGVTPAHLLDASNGHTRGVLRAAERPTLPLDGAEKFVISQEPLRNLEIYAGSFAPGGSTGPDLYTHGNAQEFLIVVVGSVVLELGAERYVMHKDDSIEFLSSVPHRIVNESDGDAEVLWINSPPTEAEEFHRSDQPH, translated from the coding sequence ATGACCGAAGACCAAGAGCTGGGCCGGAGAGTAGCCGAGTTCCGTGAGCTGCGCGGCATGAGCCTGCGGGCACTCGCTCACGCGGCCGGCGTGAGTTCAAGCTTTCTGAGTCAGCTTGAGAACGGACGCACCAACGCTTCGGTTGCGTCTTTGCGCAAGATCGCTGCAGGGCTTGGCGTGACTCCTGCGCACCTCCTTGATGCGTCGAACGGCCATACGCGTGGCGTGCTTCGCGCGGCTGAGCGTCCGACGCTCCCGCTCGATGGTGCTGAGAAATTTGTGATCTCGCAGGAGCCATTGCGCAACCTGGAAATCTACGCGGGGTCCTTCGCGCCCGGCGGCAGCACCGGTCCTGACCTCTACACGCACGGCAATGCACAGGAATTCTTGATCGTGGTGGTCGGCAGCGTCGTCCTTGAACTCGGGGCTGAGCGCTACGTGATGCACAAAGACGACTCGATCGAGTTCTTGAGCTCGGTGCCGCACCGGATCGTGAACGAGTCTGATGGTGACGCCGAGGTGCTCTGGATCAATAGCCCGCCAACTGAAGCCGAAGAGTTTCACCGTTCGGATCAGCCTCACTAA
- a CDS encoding MFS transporter, which yields MSTTPASVAESPAPRNSRSRVILASLVGTTIEFYDFYVYATAAVLVFPHLFFPTGNETTALLASFATFGAAMLARPVGAIFFGHLGDRLGRKTTLVASLITMGVATFLIGVLPTHSQIGAWAAVLLLLMRLAQGFAIGGEWSGAALVATENAPKGKRAWYGTFPQLGAPLGFIIANMLFFGINIALADPEHPGIASEAFLSWGWRIPFLFSAVMVIVGLWVRLKLVESSAFERTKARGEVTKMPLAVALRDHWRALILGTFAMLATYVLFYLMTSYTLTFGTRMGLDAAEQAAAAAGTEFDASAYVPGLGYAYNDFILMLVFGVVFFGIFTLVSGPLADRFGRRRTLIWVTIAIAAFGFTFVPLLGGGTALVMFFLALGFTLMGLTFGPMGAFLPEMFPTNVRYTGSAIAYNVSSILGAALAPIIAVALWGLADGSPVYVGLYLTGAAVLTLIALILTPETKNIDMDS from the coding sequence TTGAGTACCACTCCCGCTTCCGTCGCGGAATCTCCGGCCCCGCGCAACTCCCGCTCTCGCGTGATCCTCGCCAGCCTCGTTGGCACCACGATCGAGTTCTACGATTTCTACGTCTACGCCACCGCTGCCGTGCTGGTCTTTCCGCACCTGTTTTTCCCCACCGGAAACGAGACCACTGCCCTGCTCGCTTCGTTCGCGACGTTCGGAGCAGCGATGCTCGCGCGCCCGGTCGGCGCGATCTTCTTCGGCCACTTGGGTGACCGGCTCGGACGCAAGACCACGCTCGTGGCATCGCTGATCACGATGGGCGTCGCGACGTTCCTGATCGGCGTGCTGCCGACGCACTCACAGATCGGTGCGTGGGCTGCTGTCCTGCTCCTCCTCATGCGCCTCGCACAAGGTTTCGCGATCGGCGGCGAGTGGTCGGGGGCCGCGCTCGTGGCGACCGAGAATGCCCCGAAGGGCAAGCGCGCTTGGTACGGCACATTCCCGCAGCTCGGCGCACCACTCGGCTTCATCATCGCGAACATGCTGTTCTTCGGGATCAACATCGCGCTGGCTGATCCGGAGCACCCTGGCATCGCTTCTGAGGCGTTCCTCTCGTGGGGCTGGCGAATCCCCTTCCTGTTCTCCGCGGTCATGGTGATCGTCGGCCTCTGGGTGCGACTCAAGTTGGTGGAGTCGAGTGCGTTCGAGCGCACCAAGGCGCGAGGGGAAGTCACCAAGATGCCGCTCGCGGTCGCGCTGCGCGATCACTGGCGCGCGCTCATCCTCGGAACCTTCGCGATGCTCGCGACATACGTCCTGTTCTACCTGATGACTTCGTACACGCTCACCTTTGGCACTCGCATGGGCCTCGATGCCGCGGAGCAGGCCGCTGCCGCGGCAGGCACCGAGTTCGATGCCAGTGCCTATGTGCCTGGCCTTGGGTATGCCTACAACGACTTCATCTTGATGCTCGTGTTCGGCGTCGTATTCTTCGGCATCTTCACGCTCGTTTCTGGCCCGCTTGCTGACCGTTTCGGGCGCAGGCGCACGCTGATCTGGGTGACGATCGCTATTGCGGCGTTCGGATTCACATTCGTTCCGCTGCTCGGAGGCGGCACCGCACTCGTGATGTTCTTCCTCGCGCTCGGCTTCACCCTGATGGGCCTCACCTTCGGCCCCATGGGTGCCTTCCTACCTGAGATGTTCCCGACGAACGTGCGCTACACGGGCTCGGCGATCGCGTACAACGTGTCGTCGATCCTTGGTGCAGCACTCGCGCCAATCATCGCGGTCGCACTCTGGGGCCTCGCGGACGGCAGCCCCGTCTACGTTGGGCTCTATCTCACCGGCGCGGCAGTTCTCACACTCATCGCGCTGATCCTCACGCCGGAGACGAAGAACATCGACATGGACTCCTAG
- a CDS encoding ABC transporter ATP-binding protein: MTHNDIPVPEGHEAELRSEGLNTQAIHQIGDAGISLSQVTKRYGDSTVVDEIDLVIEPGEFMTFLGPSGSGKTTTLNMIAGFTSVTEGLLHIYGKPVAKLPPHKRDIGMVFQNYALFPHKTVAENIAYPLQRRKLSKAVQQQKVATALSMVRMGEFGDRFPSELSGGQQQRVALARALVYEPRVLLMDEPLGALDKKLREWLQTEIKRIHREVGSTFVYVTHDQEEALSMSDRIAVFNNGRIEQVGTSEDLYEAPQTLFVGRFLGESTVLLGKGSKVGERQTAIDVAGHQVVADGQSIHEDLAILIRPENLRLEAAGTTRSDTQNAIPVTILDVTYLGASRRYSVRLPDGSEGAVRLGQDARIHNRGDEVSMMWDISSGVLLVDTGEAGESAT; the protein is encoded by the coding sequence ATGACTCACAATGACATCCCGGTGCCCGAAGGGCATGAGGCGGAGCTCCGCTCGGAGGGACTGAACACCCAGGCGATCCATCAGATCGGCGATGCGGGCATCAGCCTGAGCCAGGTGACCAAGCGGTACGGAGACAGCACCGTCGTTGACGAGATCGATCTCGTCATCGAGCCGGGGGAGTTCATGACCTTCCTCGGCCCCTCAGGGTCGGGCAAGACCACGACCCTGAACATGATCGCCGGCTTCACCTCTGTCACGGAGGGGCTGCTGCACATCTACGGGAAGCCCGTCGCGAAGCTGCCGCCGCACAAGCGCGACATCGGCATGGTGTTCCAGAACTACGCGCTGTTCCCGCACAAGACCGTCGCGGAGAACATCGCGTATCCGCTGCAGCGCCGCAAACTGTCGAAGGCCGTGCAGCAACAGAAAGTGGCGACTGCGCTGTCCATGGTGCGGATGGGTGAGTTCGGGGATCGCTTCCCGTCCGAGCTCTCAGGTGGGCAGCAGCAGCGTGTCGCACTCGCCCGTGCGCTCGTGTACGAACCGCGTGTGCTGCTGATGGACGAGCCACTCGGCGCGCTCGACAAGAAGCTGCGCGAGTGGCTGCAGACCGAGATCAAGCGCATCCACCGCGAGGTCGGCTCCACGTTCGTGTATGTGACACACGATCAGGAAGAAGCCCTGTCGATGTCTGACCGCATCGCGGTCTTCAACAACGGCAGGATCGAGCAGGTCGGTACATCGGAGGATCTCTACGAGGCACCGCAGACCCTGTTCGTCGGCCGCTTCCTGGGCGAGTCGACGGTGCTGCTCGGCAAAGGATCGAAGGTGGGCGAGCGCCAGACTGCCATCGATGTTGCTGGCCACCAAGTTGTCGCTGATGGGCAGAGCATCCACGAGGATCTCGCGATCCTGATCCGCCCGGAAAACCTGCGGCTCGAGGCTGCCGGTACGACGCGCAGTGATACGCAGAATGCGATCCCGGTCACCATTCTCGATGTGACCTACCTCGGCGCTTCGCGGCGCTACTCGGTACGGCTGCCCGATGGGAGCGAGGGCGCTGTGCGGCTGGGGCAGGACGCCCGGATCCACAACCGCGGCGACGAGGTGAGCATGATGTGGGACATCTCCTCTGGGGTGCTGCTCGTCGATACCGGCGAAGCGGGGGAGTCCGCGACGTAG